One Chlamydiales bacterium genomic window, GATACGAATTGTTTAAGAAAGAGATGGATCGAAGTATTTTCAGATCCAGAAATCGATAGGATTAATGATGTCATTACTCAAGCTAATTTAGGATATTCTATCTATGAATTATTGAAAAATTCCTCTGATTCTCTTACTCTTAAATACAAAATTGGCATCATCGAAGAATATCTAAAAGCTAAGAGAGCCTATCGAGTGATTACAAGTTGTAGGGATTATCCTTTAGATGTGTTTGGAGATCATATAGGTAGAGACTGGTACCTACGCCTTCCAAATGCAGAAGGGATTCATCTCCACCCATCTCTTCCTTATACTGCTCACTTTGATCTCTTCACAGAAAGCAAAATTGTGATCCTTGATCCTCTTGATACTTCTTGGAGGCTCGCTGCGGCAGCAGGAGGCTCTCTTCCGCTTAGGGCTGATTTAGAGGATCTACATGAGCAGGTTTTATTTTATCTTGCTGATGATCAACATAGGTTAGAGGCTTTACAAGACTATCAAGAAGAGATCCAGAATCATACCTGGGAAACTCAAGTTAGCCAACTAATAGATCATATTGTTAAAACTTCATAATAGAAATGTTTTTATGAAAATTAGTTTTATCACTCCAACCGCTGATAGGCCTCACTTTCTTCAAGGACTCTATTCATTAGTTTTAAAACAAACAGTCTCTGACTGGGAGTGGCTTATTTACGATTCTGGTCATCACCCTGTGACTTTCAAGGATTCACGAGTGATTTATATCCATCATGAATCGATAATCAGTATTGGAGCCAAGCGCAATCATTTGATTGCAAGAGCCTCAGGAGATGTGATTATCCATTTGGATGATGATGACTATTATGCTGCTGATTATGGAAATTTTATTCTTCAGCAGCTTGTTCACTATGATTTTTACACAGCACATTCTTGGTTTTCCTATGATTTGAAATCAAAACAGACCTACTATTGGGCAACTGATGAAATAGCACGTACACAATTTATGATAGATGCTCTTTTGGGTATGCGTGTGCGAGAGATTGATTTTGGATCTGAGCAAAAATCCCAGGTCTCTATGCTTAACGAAAAAGGGCAAACTGGATATGGATTTTCCTATGCTTATCGAAAAGCTATTACAAAAACATGCTATTTCCAAGACAAAGATCTTTCTGAAGATCGAAGTTTTTATTTTGCTGTGAAAGCAGCTGGATGGACTATAGGCATGGAGAAGGATGCTACAGGAAGAGTTGTCCATGTAATACATGAGACAAATATATCTGGTGAATATCCTCAGTATCGCATTCCTCGCTTTCTCGCAGAGAAACATCTTCCTGATTTTTTCCACTACCTCTCTTCTTATCATGAAAATTGATTTCTTGGTCGCAGAGAATAGATACGGGTCAACACTCCATTTTGCAAAAGCTTTTGCAAAAGCACTTGAAAGAATGGGAGTCGATACGCGTCTTCATTGGATCGGTGAAGGCGAGTTTTTTCATGCTTTTCATCAAATTATGGCTGACCCACCAGATCTTACCTGTTCATTTTCTAATATTCATCTATCTGGTCAACCTATTGGAGATCTGTGGCAAATTCCCCATCTTTCTTTATTAGTTGATCCAGCTATCTATTGTCTCCCTCAGCTTCTTGGTCAGTATTCGTGGGTAAGCTGTGTTGATTATGGAGATCTCAAATTTTTACAAGAATTGAATTTTAAAAATGTTTTTTATCTTCCACATGGAGCAGATCGTAATCTTCTTACTCCACCGGGGAAAGAACGTCTCTATGAAGTGGTGTTTTTTGGGTCTTGTGTCGAATATCTCGTACAAGAAGAGATCGTTTTGCATGCTACGAACCGTGTCCTTTCCTCTCAAACCCTTTCTATTTTACAAGCCTTGATTGAATTGGGAATCCCTCAAGAACGCCTTGTCCATTATCATACTGAAGTGGATCTGTGTGTACGATTCTATGATCGTATCCGGCTACTCTCTGCTCTGAAAAGCCATGAAATACATATTTGGGGCCAGGGTCCCTGGAAAAAGTATCTTCCATATGCTACTATTCATCCACCAGTCTCTTTTGATCAGGCAATTAAAATCATGCAAAAAGCACAAGTGGTTGTAAATAGTTCCCCAAGATTTAAAAGAGGATTACATGAAAGGATTCTTTATGCTGCTCTTTGTGGAGCTGCTGTTCTAAGTACTCATGAAGGGGGATATTGTTATCAGTATGGTAAATGGGAGGATCAACAATTTAAAGATTGGCAAGAAGTCGCATACAGACTACAGACTCAAGTCTTAAATGAACATACTTGGGACCATAGAGCTGCGACTCTTTTAGAGTATTTTCATTTCCTTAAATAAATTTCAGGCAGTTCTCATTTTTCTACTCAAAGAATAAGAAGTTTGTGAAAAATGATTTTTTTGTAAAACAAATTTTTTAGTTTTTTCCGATAATTATATATTATCTTATTAAAATATTTAATTTATATTATATTTTGACTTTAAATAATATATAGTATATAATAATAAATTAAATTACTTATAATCCCAGGAAGATTTTCATGTCGAATATTAGTCAATATCATCCTTTCTATCCTGAGAAAGCTTTCACTCATTTATCAACTAAAAATTCTAATCAAGAAGGACCTCACATCAGCCATTCTTTTGGATTTTATTGTTCTCAATCTTCCTTTGATTCTTCTCCTTGGAAAATCAACCAGTATAGTTCTGGAGCAGCAAAAATTGGATTCATGTTTATCCAGATAGCTGGTTATATTCCTATTATCTCAATATTAGGAGGGATATTAAGGATTTATGCTTGCTGTAGTAAGAATGGACTCCAGAAAGGAGAGGCGAGTGTTCCATTAGGTTTTAGGGTGGTTAATGTGATTCGTGGAGTCTTAGAAATTCTACAGCTGGGGCCATTGTTTCTTATTCCAGATCTGATTGTAACACTCGCTCGATATGTTGTGAGTCATAGAAATCAGCCTCAGAAGAGGTTACATCAGCTGATTTCAAGAATCTCTGCTCAGGAGATCCGAAAAAGTCGATACTCACGTCAACTCAATCCCTACTACGAAAATTACCAAAAATACATAGATAAAGTATTGAAGAGATGATAAAATTACTTTTTTTCTATTTCTAGATCATTTAAAATATTTATTTTATTAAATAAGAAGACTCATGTCTGGAATCAGTGACTGTTTTGGTTTTTATCCTAAAGATGCATTTTTTTCCTCTTCGCATTGGAATAGATCGATATCTGAGGTTAAGGAAGATGATAAGAAAGTGCTCGAAAAATGGTGCAGAGGACGCCTTGTTTTTGGCTATGTTCCCATTTTTTCAGTCATATCAGGTATCACAAGAATTTCTTCTATGTCCTTTTACCAGAAGGCACCTTTAGGTTTTAGAGTCGTCAATGTCATTCGTGGAGTGTTAGAGATTCTACAGCTCGGGTTATTGTTTCTTATTCCAGATCTGATTGTGACCTTCGCTCGATATCTGAGTCATAAGGAAGATGGAGAAGGACTTGGCCAGTTCGAAAGTAAGATAGAGCAATATCGGTATTTGAGATCTTAACTTTACAGATAGATAGAGGGATTCTTTGTACAGTTCATAAAGGTGATGGTAGACGACTTCTGTGTCGTTATTCAGAAAAAAATCTTAGAATGTTAATTTCTTTTAATTTGTATCCATTAGACATTATTCCAAAAAAAAATTTTCTAGATTTAACTTTCAAAAAATCTAATACTAACATAACCTCTCTTATTTGATTTTAAATCAAATAAGAGAGGTTATGTCTGCAATTAGTGATTGTTTTGGTTTTTATCCTAGCAATACATATTATCTGTCTTCTTCATGG contains:
- a CDS encoding glycosyltransferase family A protein; its protein translation is MKISFITPTADRPHFLQGLYSLVLKQTVSDWEWLIYDSGHHPVTFKDSRVIYIHHESIISIGAKRNHLIARASGDVIIHLDDDDYYAADYGNFILQQLVHYDFYTAHSWFSYDLKSKQTYYWATDEIARTQFMIDALLGMRVREIDFGSEQKSQVSMLNEKGQTGYGFSYAYRKAITKTCYFQDKDLSEDRSFYFAVKAAGWTIGMEKDATGRVVHVIHETNISGEYPQYRIPRFLAEKHLPDFFHYLSSYHEN